The Mycolicibacterium smegmatis genome has a window encoding:
- the rpsF gene encoding 30S ribosomal protein S6, which yields MRPYEIMVILDPTLDERTVAPSLETFLNVIRKDGGTVDKVDIWGRRRLAYEIAKHAEGIYAVIDVKAEPATVSELDRQLNLNESVLRTKVLRTDKH from the coding sequence ATGCGTCCATACGAAATCATGGTCATTCTCGACCCCACACTTGACGAGCGCACTGTTGCTCCGTCCCTGGAGACGTTCCTGAACGTCATCCGCAAGGATGGCGGGACCGTCGACAAGGTTGACATCTGGGGCCGCCGCCGTCTCGCTTACGAGATCGCCAAGCACGCCGAGGGCATCTACGCCGTCATCGACGTCAAGGCAGAGCCCGCCACGGTGTCCGAGCTCGACCGTCAGCTCAACCTGAACGAGTCGGTGCTGCGCACCAAGGTGCTTCGGACCGACAAGCACTGA
- a CDS encoding glycosyltransferase family 87 protein — protein sequence MTGDQPGGVSPAPLAPNRASADDRDLPSRNDPMSSALSQVIGGPVGRHALIGRARFMTPLRAILLIAVVFLALGYSTKAACLQTTGTGTAGQRVANWENNRAYYELCYSDTVPLYTAELLNLGKFPYKSSWIEKDSSGKPRVQYDGSPAIRYMEYPVITGIYQYVAMSLAKTYTALTKLVAIPIVAEVVMFFNIAAFGLALAWLATIWATSRMAGRRVWDAALVAASPIVIFQIFTNFDALATAAAAGAMLAWSRRKPVVAGALIGLGVAAKLYPLLLLIPLVLLAVRTGRMRDVGKTALTAVATWLVVNLPIMVLFPRGWSEFFRLNTRRGDDMDSIYNVVKSFTGWRGFDPGLGFWEPPTTLNTVTAILFAACCIAIGYITLTAPQRPRLAQLAFLVVAAFLLTNKVWSPQFSLWLVPLAVLALPHRRILLAWMTIDALVWVPRMLYLYGESNKGLPEQFFTTTVLLRDIAVIALCALVIRQIYRPELDLVRWHGRIDDPTGGIYDRAPDSPPKWLPDRLRPTASRVRAERASAAGISDQTRPQRTVDDRLA from the coding sequence GTGACGGGCGACCAGCCCGGCGGGGTCTCACCCGCGCCGCTCGCGCCGAACCGTGCGAGCGCGGACGATCGTGACCTGCCCAGCCGCAACGACCCGATGAGTTCGGCGCTGTCGCAGGTGATCGGCGGCCCGGTCGGCAGGCACGCACTGATCGGGCGGGCGCGGTTCATGACGCCGTTGCGCGCGATCCTGCTGATCGCCGTGGTGTTCCTCGCGCTGGGTTACTCGACCAAGGCGGCGTGCCTGCAGACCACCGGCACCGGCACCGCGGGGCAGCGCGTCGCCAACTGGGAGAACAACCGCGCCTATTACGAACTCTGCTACTCCGACACGGTTCCGCTGTACACCGCAGAGTTGTTGAACCTGGGCAAGTTCCCGTACAAGTCCAGCTGGATCGAGAAGGATTCGTCGGGCAAGCCGCGCGTGCAGTACGACGGCAGCCCCGCGATCCGCTACATGGAGTATCCGGTCATCACCGGCATCTACCAGTACGTGGCGATGTCGCTGGCCAAGACCTACACCGCGCTGACCAAGCTCGTCGCGATCCCGATCGTCGCCGAGGTGGTGATGTTCTTCAACATCGCCGCGTTCGGGCTCGCACTGGCGTGGCTCGCCACGATCTGGGCGACCAGCCGAATGGCCGGGCGGCGCGTGTGGGACGCCGCGCTCGTGGCCGCCTCGCCCATCGTGATCTTCCAGATCTTCACCAACTTCGACGCGCTCGCCACCGCAGCGGCGGCCGGCGCGATGCTGGCCTGGTCACGGCGCAAACCCGTGGTGGCAGGTGCGCTGATCGGACTCGGGGTCGCGGCCAAGCTGTATCCGCTGCTGTTGCTGATCCCTCTGGTGCTGCTGGCCGTGCGCACCGGCCGGATGCGTGACGTCGGCAAGACGGCGCTGACGGCCGTGGCCACCTGGCTGGTGGTGAACCTGCCGATCATGGTGCTGTTCCCGCGCGGGTGGTCGGAGTTCTTCCGGCTCAACACCCGCCGCGGCGACGACATGGATTCGATCTACAACGTCGTCAAGTCGTTCACCGGCTGGCGCGGGTTCGATCCCGGCCTCGGGTTCTGGGAACCCCCGACGACGCTCAACACCGTGACGGCGATCCTGTTCGCCGCGTGCTGCATCGCGATCGGCTACATCACGCTGACGGCGCCCCAACGGCCACGTCTTGCGCAACTGGCGTTCCTGGTGGTGGCGGCGTTCCTGCTGACCAACAAGGTGTGGAGCCCGCAGTTCTCGCTGTGGCTCGTGCCGCTTGCCGTCCTCGCGCTGCCGCATCGGCGAATCCTGTTGGCGTGGATGACCATTGATGCCCTGGTGTGGGTGCCCCGGATGCTGTACCTCTACGGCGAGTCCAACAAGGGCCTGCCCGAGCAGTTTTTCACCACCACGGTCCTGCTGCGTGACATCGCGGTGATCGCGTTGTGCGCGTTGGTGATCCGTCAGATCTACCGTCCCGAACTGGATCTGGTGCGTTGGCACGGCCGCATCGACGATCCGACCGGCGGGATCTACGACCGCGCGCCGGACAGCCCACCGAAGTGGCTACCGGACCGGCTGCGCCCCACGGCTTCCCGCGTGCGCGCCGAGCGTGCGTCAGCGGCGGGAATCAGCGACCAAACCCGCCCTCAACGCACGGTCGACGATCGCTTGGCCTGA
- a CDS encoding transglycosylase domain-containing protein, whose product MNNEGRHSRSTDDAREAAGRLGARENRPLANPPRPPVPPRSAVPPDDRLTAVLPPVRDGDIAPPIDVVRAALEGSPPPKPPPPPPPGRGGGGPSGPGGPSGPGRQFRINWKWVRRGSAIAVAVMVLLPLITFGMAYMIVDVPEPGDIRTPQVSTILASDGSEIARIVPPEGNRVDVKIDQIPVHVRDAVMAAEDRDFYSNPGFSWTGFLRAIKNNLFGGGGLQGGSTITQQYVKNALVGDERSGIGGLIRKAKELVISTKMSGEWSKDAVLQAYLNIIYFGRGAYGISAASKAYFDKPVEQLDVAEGALLAALIQRPSTLDPAVDPEGAADRWNWVLDGMVDIGALSQADRDAQVFPPTVPPDYAFQQNQTTGPNGLIERQVTNELLDLFDINEQTLNTEGLQITTTIDPKAQEAAVDAVDKYLEGQDPDMRAAVVSIDPRTGGIKAYYGGSDANGFDFAQAGLPTGSSFKVFALVAALQQGIGLGYQIDSGPLEVNGIKIGNVEGEGCGTCSIAEALKRSLNTSYYRLMLKLENGPADVAKAAHDAGVAESFPGVEHTLSEDGKGGPPNNGVVLGQYQSRVLDMASAYATLAASGVYHKPHFVEKVVNSSGQVLFDASKEDNGEERIDKAVADNVTSAMQPIAGWSRGHNLAGGRPSAAKTGTVQLGDTGDNRDAWMVGYTPSLSTAVWVGTTEGVKPLVNKWGSPIYGSGLPSDIWKATMDGALEGTDVESFPKPTEIGGYAGVPQAPAAPPPSAGPPTDPGQPSVTVIQPTIEVAPGITIPIGPPTTVPVGPPPGAPGAPVGPGAPEVPVAPGAPGVPGAPPPP is encoded by the coding sequence GTGAATAACGAAGGGCGCCACTCCAGGTCGACCGACGATGCCCGTGAGGCAGCCGGTCGTCTTGGTGCGCGCGAGAACCGGCCCCTCGCAAACCCTCCGCGTCCCCCGGTGCCGCCCCGCTCGGCGGTGCCGCCCGACGACCGGTTGACCGCGGTCCTGCCGCCGGTGCGCGACGGTGACATCGCGCCGCCGATCGACGTCGTGCGCGCCGCGCTCGAAGGCTCCCCGCCGCCGAAACCGCCGCCACCGCCGCCGCCTGGAAGAGGCGGCGGAGGTCCGTCCGGACCGGGTGGTCCGTCGGGACCGGGCCGTCAGTTCCGCATCAACTGGAAGTGGGTGCGACGCGGTTCTGCGATCGCCGTCGCCGTGATGGTGCTGCTGCCGCTGATCACCTTCGGCATGGCGTACATGATCGTCGACGTCCCCGAGCCCGGCGACATCCGTACGCCGCAGGTGTCGACGATCCTCGCGAGCGACGGCAGCGAGATCGCGCGGATCGTGCCGCCGGAAGGCAACCGGGTCGACGTCAAGATCGACCAGATCCCGGTGCATGTTCGCGACGCGGTGATGGCCGCCGAGGACCGTGACTTCTACTCGAATCCGGGCTTCTCGTGGACCGGCTTCCTGCGCGCGATCAAGAACAACCTGTTCGGTGGCGGTGGTCTGCAGGGTGGATCGACCATCACGCAGCAGTACGTCAAGAACGCGCTGGTCGGTGACGAGCGGTCCGGTATCGGCGGTTTGATCCGCAAGGCCAAGGAGCTGGTCATCTCGACCAAGATGTCCGGCGAATGGTCCAAGGACGCCGTGCTGCAGGCCTACCTCAACATCATCTACTTCGGCCGCGGCGCCTATGGGATCTCGGCGGCGTCCAAGGCGTACTTCGACAAACCCGTCGAGCAGCTCGACGTCGCCGAGGGGGCCCTGCTGGCCGCGCTGATCCAGCGGCCGTCGACCCTGGATCCCGCGGTGGATCCCGAAGGTGCCGCCGACCGGTGGAACTGGGTGCTCGACGGCATGGTCGACATCGGGGCGCTGTCGCAGGCCGACCGCGACGCGCAGGTGTTCCCGCCGACGGTGCCCCCCGACTACGCCTTCCAGCAGAACCAGACGACGGGCCCCAACGGTCTGATCGAGCGCCAGGTCACCAACGAGCTGCTGGACCTCTTCGACATCAACGAGCAGACGTTGAACACCGAGGGTCTGCAGATCACCACCACGATCGACCCCAAGGCTCAGGAGGCCGCGGTCGACGCCGTCGACAAGTACCTCGAAGGCCAGGACCCGGACATGCGGGCGGCGGTCGTGTCGATCGACCCGCGCACCGGAGGCATCAAGGCGTACTACGGCGGTTCCGACGCCAACGGGTTCGACTTCGCGCAGGCGGGCCTGCCGACGGGTTCGTCGTTCAAGGTGTTCGCGCTCGTCGCGGCGCTGCAGCAGGGCATCGGCCTGGGCTATCAGATCGACAGCGGACCGCTCGAGGTCAACGGAATCAAGATCGGCAACGTCGAGGGTGAAGGCTGCGGAACCTGCTCGATCGCCGAGGCGCTCAAGCGGTCGCTGAACACCAGCTACTACCGGCTCATGCTCAAGCTGGAGAACGGCCCGGCCGACGTCGCCAAGGCCGCGCACGACGCGGGTGTCGCCGAGAGCTTCCCCGGCGTCGAGCACACGCTGAGCGAGGACGGCAAGGGCGGCCCGCCCAACAACGGTGTGGTGCTGGGCCAGTACCAGTCACGCGTGCTGGACATGGCGTCGGCGTACGCCACGCTCGCGGCGTCAGGCGTCTACCACAAGCCGCACTTCGTGGAGAAGGTCGTCAACTCCTCCGGGCAGGTGCTGTTCGACGCCTCCAAAGAGGACAACGGCGAAGAACGCATCGACAAGGCCGTTGCCGACAACGTGACGTCGGCCATGCAACCCATCGCAGGCTGGTCGCGGGGCCACAACCTGGCCGGCGGACGCCCGTCGGCGGCCAAGACCGGCACCGTCCAGCTCGGCGACACCGGCGACAACCGCGACGCCTGGATGGTCGGCTACACGCCGTCGCTGTCCACCGCGGTGTGGGTCGGCACCACCGAGGGCGTCAAGCCGCTGGTCAACAAGTGGGGTTCGCCGATCTACGGGTCCGGGCTGCCGTCGGACATCTGGAAGGCCACGATGGACGGCGCCCTGGAGGGCACCGACGTCGAGTCCTTCCCCAAGCCCACCGAGATCGGTGGCTACGCCGGTGTGCCACAGGCCCCGGCCGCGCCGCCGCCGTCGGCAGGCCCGCCGACCGATCCGGGGCAGCCCTCGGTGACCGTGATCCAGCCGACCATCGAGGTGGCGCCGGGCATCACGATCCCGATCGGCCCGCCGACCACCGTGCCGGTCGGACCCCCGCCGGGCGCACCTGGTGCTCCCGTCGGCCCCGGCGCGCCCGAGGTCCCCGTGGCGCCTGGTGCCCCAGGCGTCCCCGGAGCCCCGCCGCCTCCGTGA
- a CDS encoding DUF5318 family protein produces MRLQRQVVDYALRRRSLLAEVYSGRTGVSEVCDANPYLLRAAKFHGKQSSVMCPICRKEQLTLVSWVFGEHLGPVSGSARTAEELVLLASRYDEFAVHVVEVCRTCSWNHLVKSYVLGAPRPPEARRPKRTPSTRKSARTASE; encoded by the coding sequence GTGCGATTGCAGAGACAGGTGGTGGACTACGCCCTGCGGCGGAGGTCCCTGCTGGCCGAGGTGTACTCCGGGCGAACCGGGGTGTCGGAAGTCTGCGACGCGAATCCCTATCTACTGCGCGCCGCGAAGTTCCACGGCAAGCAGAGCTCGGTGATGTGCCCGATCTGCCGGAAAGAACAGCTGACCCTGGTGTCGTGGGTCTTCGGCGAGCATCTGGGCCCGGTCTCCGGGTCGGCGCGCACGGCCGAGGAGCTGGTGTTGCTCGCCAGCCGCTATGACGAATTCGCGGTACACGTGGTGGAGGTATGCCGGACCTGCAGCTGGAATCATCTGGTCAAGTCGTACGTGCTCGGCGCGCCCCGTCCACCGGAGGCGCGGAGGCCGAAGCGTACGCCGAGCACGCGCAAGTCTGCGCGTACGGCCAGTGAATAA
- a CDS encoding DUF1707 SHOCT-like domain-containing protein encodes MTRAKDSDRNDTCKVLDSAMAEGQLSMEEHRDRLSAAMKATTLGELADLVADLQNEAAPVRLPTLKPPRIPRPSSGSPGWGFKIASAVVLVLLGIGIGWGMYGSSPTPFHVASDPGAQADGIAPEVLPAPRQLQSLNGFNGLFDQMRKKFGNTMGYELDIHSDMAFLDRPDPSDNRREMSYTYRGGWGDPSGSPSAVDSDARLVDLSKFDYEKTLAIMRGAPDTVGIKRADVKDTWLRIGPSEDPATPEAVNVEIFVNSEFGNGRIELYPDGTTKAIWPAGR; translated from the coding sequence ATGACACGGGCCAAAGACAGCGATCGCAACGACACCTGCAAAGTGCTGGACAGTGCGATGGCCGAGGGTCAGCTGTCCATGGAGGAGCACCGCGACCGGCTCAGCGCCGCGATGAAGGCCACGACGCTCGGCGAACTCGCGGACCTGGTGGCCGACCTGCAGAACGAGGCCGCGCCGGTGCGGTTGCCCACGCTCAAGCCGCCGCGCATCCCCCGGCCGTCGTCCGGATCGCCCGGCTGGGGTTTCAAGATCGCCTCGGCGGTGGTGCTGGTACTGCTGGGCATCGGGATCGGGTGGGGCATGTACGGCTCCAGCCCCACGCCCTTTCATGTCGCCTCGGACCCCGGCGCCCAAGCCGACGGCATCGCCCCCGAAGTGCTCCCCGCGCCAAGGCAATTGCAGTCGCTCAACGGTTTCAACGGCCTGTTCGACCAGATGCGCAAGAAGTTCGGCAACACCATGGGCTACGAGCTGGACATCCACTCCGACATGGCGTTCCTGGACCGGCCCGACCCGTCGGACAACCGCCGCGAGATGAGCTACACCTACCGCGGCGGCTGGGGAGATCCGTCCGGCTCGCCGTCGGCGGTCGACAGCGACGCGCGGCTGGTGGACCTGTCGAAGTTCGACTACGAGAAGACGCTCGCGATCATGCGCGGCGCGCCCGACACCGTCGGCATCAAACGCGCCGACGTCAAGGACACGTGGCTGCGGATCGGCCCGTCGGAGGATCCGGCCACCCCCGAGGCCGTCAACGTCGAGATCTTCGTCAACAGCGAGTTCGGCAACGGCCGCATCGAGCTGTACCCGGACGGCACCACCAAGGCGATCTGGCCCGCCGGCCGCTGA
- a CDS encoding PadR family transcriptional regulator, whose translation MLELAILGLLLESPMHGYELRKRLTGLLGAFRAFSYGSLYPALRRMQADGLIVEDAAPEGATKVRRARRVYQLTEAGKQRFAELVADTGPQNYSDDGFGVHLAFFNRTPAEARMRILEGRRRQVEERREGLREAVARASSSFDRYTRQLHQLGLESSEREVKWLNELIAAERLSQGRTDNP comes from the coding sequence GTGCTGGAGCTCGCAATCCTGGGTCTTCTGCTCGAATCGCCCATGCACGGCTACGAGCTGCGCAAACGGCTGACGGGCCTGTTGGGGGCGTTCCGCGCGTTCTCCTACGGTTCGCTCTATCCGGCCCTGCGCCGCATGCAGGCCGACGGGCTGATCGTCGAGGACGCCGCTCCCGAGGGCGCGACGAAAGTGCGCCGGGCGCGCCGGGTCTACCAGCTCACCGAGGCCGGCAAACAGCGGTTCGCCGAGCTGGTCGCCGACACCGGACCGCAGAACTACTCCGACGACGGCTTCGGTGTGCACCTGGCCTTCTTCAACCGCACCCCGGCCGAGGCCAGGATGCGGATCCTGGAAGGTCGCCGTCGTCAGGTGGAGGAACGGCGGGAAGGTCTGCGTGAAGCAGTGGCGCGGGCCAGCAGTTCGTTCGACCGCTACACCCGTCAACTCCACCAGCTGGGCCTGGAGTCCAGTGAGCGAGAAGTGAAATGGCTCAACGAACTGATAGCGGCAGAGCGGCTGAGCCAGGGGCGTACGGACAATCCATGA
- a CDS encoding inositol-3-phosphate synthase — MSEHAGEIRVAIVGVGNCASSLVQGVQYYRNADENTTVPGLMHVKFGPYHVRDVNFVAAFDVDAKKVGFDLSEAIFASENNTIKIADVPPTDVIVQRGPTLDGIGKYYADTIEVSDAEPVDVVKVLKDAEVDVLVSYLPVGSEEADKFYAQCAIDAGVAFVNALPVFIASDPVWAKKFEDAGVPIVGDDIKSQVGATITHRVMAKLFEDRGVTLDRTYQLNVGGNMDFLNMLERSRLESKKVSKTQAVTSNLSGALAGKVEDKNVHIGPSDHVAWLDDRKWAYVRLEGRAFGDVPLNLEYKLEVWDSPNSAGVIIDAVRAAKIAKDRGIGGPIEAASAYLMKSPPKQLADDVARAELETFIEG; from the coding sequence ATGTCTGAGCACGCAGGAGAAATCCGGGTCGCCATTGTCGGCGTCGGTAACTGCGCATCCTCCCTGGTCCAGGGCGTGCAGTACTACCGCAACGCCGACGAGAACACGACCGTGCCCGGGCTGATGCACGTCAAGTTCGGCCCGTACCACGTGCGCGACGTGAACTTCGTCGCCGCGTTCGACGTGGACGCCAAGAAGGTCGGCTTCGATCTGTCCGAGGCCATCTTCGCCTCCGAGAACAACACCATCAAGATCGCCGACGTGCCGCCGACCGACGTCATCGTGCAGCGCGGCCCGACACTCGACGGCATCGGCAAGTACTACGCCGACACCATCGAGGTCTCCGACGCCGAACCGGTCGACGTGGTCAAGGTCCTCAAGGACGCCGAGGTCGACGTGCTGGTCTCCTACCTGCCCGTGGGTTCGGAAGAGGCCGACAAGTTCTACGCCCAGTGCGCGATCGACGCGGGCGTGGCCTTCGTCAACGCGCTGCCGGTGTTCATCGCCTCGGATCCGGTGTGGGCCAAGAAGTTCGAAGATGCCGGCGTGCCGATCGTCGGTGACGACATCAAGAGCCAGGTCGGCGCCACCATCACCCACCGCGTGATGGCCAAGCTGTTCGAGGACCGCGGCGTCACGCTGGACCGCACCTACCAGCTCAACGTCGGCGGCAACATGGACTTTTTGAACATGCTCGAGCGTTCGCGTCTGGAGTCCAAGAAGGTCTCCAAGACCCAGGCCGTCACCTCCAACCTGTCCGGCGCGCTGGCCGGCAAGGTCGAGGACAAGAACGTCCACATCGGCCCGTCCGACCACGTCGCCTGGCTCGACGACCGTAAGTGGGCCTACGTGCGGCTGGAAGGCCGCGCCTTCGGCGACGTGCCGCTGAACCTGGAGTACAAGCTCGAGGTGTGGGACTCCCCCAACTCCGCAGGCGTCATCATCGACGCGGTGCGCGCGGCCAAGATCGCCAAGGACCGCGGCATCGGCGGACCGATCGAGGCGGCCTCGGCCTACCTCATGAAGAGCCCGCCCAAGCAGCTCGCCGACGACGTCGCCCGCGCCGAGTTGGAAACCTTCATCGAGGGCTGA
- a CDS encoding alpha/beta fold hydrolase, whose translation MSTTHEISDDELPTLDEFALLHENATQIGRTEPLPPVERITHGPVSALKFGTEAPRVVFLHGGGQNAHTWDTVILGLGEPALAVDLPGHGRSQWREDGDYGPKLNAETVKPVLRDLAPEPRLVVGMSLGGLTALRIAATEPALVPELVLIDVTPSAPERHTEMTKTQMGTVALVRENRTFPSFAAMLDVSVRAAPHRDRNSLRRGVFHNSKRLDDGTWTWRYDSFRKGDGFEGLWDDVEAITMPTTLVRGANSFFVNDEDAKQFADRAPGFKRTHIVADAGHSVQGDQPAKLVEILRGILG comes from the coding sequence GTGTCGACCACACACGAGATCTCCGACGACGAACTGCCCACGCTCGACGAGTTCGCGCTGCTGCACGAGAACGCCACGCAGATCGGGCGTACCGAACCGCTGCCGCCCGTCGAACGCATCACGCACGGCCCGGTCAGCGCGCTGAAGTTCGGCACCGAGGCGCCGCGCGTGGTGTTCCTGCACGGCGGCGGGCAGAACGCGCACACGTGGGACACCGTGATCCTGGGTCTCGGTGAACCCGCGCTGGCCGTCGACCTGCCCGGTCACGGCCGCTCGCAGTGGCGCGAGGACGGTGACTACGGCCCGAAACTCAACGCCGAGACCGTCAAACCCGTGCTGCGCGACCTCGCCCCCGAACCGCGCCTTGTGGTCGGCATGTCCCTCGGCGGGCTCACCGCACTGCGCATCGCGGCCACCGAACCCGCTCTGGTGCCCGAACTCGTGCTGATCGACGTCACTCCGTCTGCGCCCGAGCGGCACACCGAGATGACCAAGACCCAGATGGGCACCGTCGCCCTGGTTCGCGAGAACCGGACCTTCCCGAGTTTTGCGGCGATGCTGGACGTCAGCGTCCGGGCAGCTCCGCACCGAGACCGGAACTCGTTGCGCCGCGGCGTCTTCCACAACTCGAAGCGCCTCGACGACGGCACCTGGACGTGGCGGTACGACTCATTCCGCAAAGGCGACGGGTTCGAGGGCCTGTGGGACGACGTCGAGGCCATCACGATGCCGACCACCCTGGTGCGCGGAGCCAACTCGTTCTTCGTCAACGACGAGGACGCGAAACAGTTCGCCGACCGCGCACCGGGATTCAAGCGCACGCACATCGTCGCCGACGCGGGCCACTCGGTGCAGGGCGATCAACCGGCGAAGCTCGTGGAGATCCTGCGGGGAATCCTCGGGTAG
- a CDS encoding PhoX family protein, translating into MALVPLNLFVTHRGRSSRQHITCRYRCGDACSKPAPNTSDNEYFGDIVAQMSRRSMLRAAGVTVLAVGAGSALAACGADEQPGATPTSSPEPAATPPGLRFDAVAPNSEDAVIIPQGYRQQVVIAWGDPVLPDAPPFDIAAQTADAQRKQFGFNNDFAALMPIPGQRNRFLLVTNFEYVTPQFMFSGYDPEAPTRDQFDIEIAAMGMGVVEVERAGDGALRPVMGRYNRRITADTPFTLTGPAAGTDFVKTAADPTGRTVAGTFANCAGGVTPWGTVLSGEENFHGYFGAPADAPAPKPVEGDRFDRYGIELQPSELRWESFDPRFDLTVTPNEVNRFGYVVEVNPWDPGSTPVKHSALGRFKHEGATIHVTADGRVVAYTGDDERFDYMYKFVADKSVAPGWENDPAAMAHNMSILDEGTLYVAKLASDIPAEEIDGRGKLPSSGSFRGTGTWIPLLRSGPDGTGESLVEGMTAAEVAVFTRFAADKAGATKMDRPEDFEANPLTGKVYVALTNNDKRGTDGEPAADAANPRSENKNGQILEITDNHTGTDFTWDLLLVCGDPDAADTYYAGFDKSAVSPISCPDNLAFDRHGNLWISTDGNALGANDGLFAVALDGPNRGETKQFLSVPLGAETCGPVVTDDVVTVCVQHPGESDDHSLDNPLSHWPGGGTTPARPAVVSVWRPQGQIGV; encoded by the coding sequence GTGGCGCTTGTGCCGTTGAATCTCTTTGTCACCCACCGCGGCAGGTCATCCCGCCAGCACATCACGTGCCGCTACCGCTGCGGCGACGCATGCTCGAAGCCCGCACCCAACACCAGCGACAACGAGTACTTCGGCGACATCGTCGCGCAGATGTCGCGCCGGTCGATGCTGCGTGCCGCGGGCGTCACGGTGCTGGCCGTCGGGGCGGGGTCCGCACTCGCGGCCTGCGGCGCCGACGAGCAACCCGGCGCCACACCCACCTCGTCGCCGGAGCCCGCGGCCACGCCACCCGGGTTGAGGTTCGACGCCGTCGCGCCCAATTCCGAAGACGCCGTGATCATTCCGCAGGGGTACCGCCAACAGGTCGTGATCGCCTGGGGTGACCCCGTCCTGCCGGACGCCCCGCCGTTCGACATCGCCGCACAGACCGCCGACGCGCAACGCAAGCAGTTCGGGTTCAACAACGACTTCGCAGCCCTCATGCCGATCCCTGGGCAGCGCAACCGGTTTCTGCTCGTGACCAACTTCGAGTACGTCACGCCGCAGTTCATGTTCTCCGGCTACGACCCCGAGGCGCCCACGCGGGACCAGTTCGACATCGAGATCGCTGCGATGGGCATGGGTGTGGTCGAGGTCGAACGCGCAGGCGATGGCGCACTGCGGCCGGTGATGGGACGCTACAACCGTCGCATCACCGCCGACACCCCGTTCACGCTCACCGGACCTGCCGCCGGCACCGACTTCGTCAAGACCGCCGCCGATCCCACCGGCCGGACGGTCGCAGGCACCTTCGCCAACTGTGCCGGCGGCGTGACGCCTTGGGGCACAGTTCTTTCCGGTGAGGAGAACTTCCACGGTTACTTCGGCGCGCCTGCGGACGCCCCGGCCCCGAAGCCCGTCGAGGGCGACCGCTTCGACCGCTACGGCATCGAGCTGCAGCCGTCCGAGCTGAGATGGGAGTCGTTCGATCCGCGCTTCGATCTGACGGTGACGCCGAACGAGGTCAACCGGTTCGGCTATGTCGTCGAGGTCAACCCGTGGGATCCCGGCTCGACCCCGGTCAAACACTCGGCACTGGGCCGTTTCAAGCACGAGGGTGCCACGATCCACGTCACCGCCGACGGCCGCGTCGTCGCCTACACCGGCGACGACGAACGCTTCGACTACATGTACAAGTTCGTCGCGGACAAGTCGGTGGCCCCTGGCTGGGAGAACGATCCCGCCGCGATGGCGCACAACATGTCGATTCTCGACGAGGGAACACTCTACGTCGCGAAACTGGCCAGCGACATCCCGGCGGAGGAGATCGATGGAAGGGGCAAGCTGCCGTCGTCGGGATCGTTCCGCGGGACGGGCACCTGGATCCCGTTGCTGAGGTCGGGCCCGGATGGCACCGGTGAATCCCTGGTCGAGGGCATGACCGCCGCCGAGGTGGCGGTGTTCACCCGCTTCGCGGCCGACAAGGCCGGAGCCACGAAGATGGATCGACCCGAGGACTTCGAGGCCAATCCGCTGACCGGCAAGGTGTACGTCGCGCTGACCAACAACGACAAGCGCGGCACCGACGGCGAACCGGCGGCCGACGCCGCCAATCCGCGCTCGGAGAACAAGAACGGTCAGATCCTCGAGATCACCGACAACCACACCGGCACCGATTTCACGTGGGACCTGCTGCTGGTGTGCGGGGACCCCGACGCCGCCGACACGTACTACGCCGGCTTCGACAAGTCGGCGGTGAGCCCCATCTCGTGCCCCGACAACCTGGCCTTCGACCGTCACGGGAACCTGTGGATCTCGACCGACGGCAACGCCCTCGGTGCCAACGACGGCCTGTTCGCGGTGGCGCTCGACGGCCCGAATCGCGGTGAGACCAAACAGTTCCTGTCGGTTCCGCTCGGCGCGGAGACCTGCGGTCCGGTGGTCACCGACGACGTGGTGACGGTCTGCGTGCAACACCCAGGGGAGAGCGACGACCACAGTCTCGACAACCCGCTGTCGCACTGGCCCGGTGGCGGCACCACCCCGGCGCGGCCCGCGGTGGTCTCGGTGTGGAGACCACAAGGCCAGATCGGCGTATAG